A single window of Bombus pascuorum chromosome 1, iyBomPasc1.1, whole genome shotgun sequence DNA harbors:
- the LOC132915638 gene encoding phosphatidylinositol 3-kinase catalytic subunit type 3 isoform X2, which translates to MLKYSGLYGTNGGRGDLAASLQVWAGGRPLALPVHTAYKHFTSRWNWNQWVNLPISYSDLPRDAQLCISLYDCAGPGRKLPVGGTTISLFGKHGVFRQGMLDLIVWPGVEADGNVLTSTPGKTRDHGKEQMQRLAKLVKKHRNGQVNKVDWLDRLTFREIELINEREKRASEYLYLMIEFPEITMDGIQYSIVYYEKDGDEVVQHRSQPDVVTLPDYEILQENLVEAKHHKLARSLRSGGHTRELKPTSNVRDALNIILSYPPTTALSTEEQDLIWKYRFYLSNQKKALTKFVKCVNWKVAGEERQALEMLALWAPPDPEDALELLGPAFTHPAVRRYAITRLNQAPDDDLMLYLLQLVQALKYEDFESIKRAHQTLIKEKESEKVERLDREVQINDSTSTAVTTSSESESGHFSASQDSLMDLASFLITRACQNTTLANYFYWYLSIECEDQSDPSTSAKQDTRVKEMYNTVMSMFSMMLAQGNTVWQKRRAFLLRQKMFIDQLVALVKAVARESGNRKKKTDRLRILLADPDPAFKINFSNFEPIPFPLDPEICIKGIIPEKASLFKSALMPSKLTFLTTENSEYIAIFKHGDDLRQDQLILQTIALMDKLLRRENLDLKLTPYRVLATSTRHGFLQFIESTTVAEVLASEGSILSFFRKHHPSENGPYGVVPEVMDTYVRSCAGYCIITYVLGVGDRHLDNLLLTTSGKLFHIDFGYILGRDPKPLPPPMKLSKEMVEAMGGVGSEHYHEFRKQCYTAFLHLRRHANLILNLFSLMVDASVPDIALEPDKAVKKVQDKLRLDLSDEEAVHYVHNLLDLSVTAVMAVLVEQLHKFAQYWRK; encoded by the exons ATGTTGAAATACTCTGGTCTATATGGAACCAATGGAGGACGTGGGGATTTAGCAGCTTCTTTACAGGTGTGGGCTGGTGGTAGACCACTTGCTTTACCAGTTCATACAGCATATAAACATTTCACATCACGTTGGAA ttGGAATCAATGGGTAAATCTACCTATTTCTTATTCTGATCTACCACGAGATGCTCAATTATGTATAAGTTTATATGATTGTGCTGGACCTGGTAGAAAATTACCAGTTGGTGGTACAACAATATCTTTATTTGGAAAACATGGAGTATTTCGTCAAGGAATGCTAGACCTTATAGTGTGGCCTGGAGTAGAAGCAGATGGTAATGTACTAACTAGTACACCAGGAAAAACTAGAGATCATGGAAAAGAACAAATGCAACGATTAGCAAAACTTGTCAAGAAGCACAGAAATGGTCAAGTGAATAAAGTTGACTGGCTGGACCGACTAACATTTAGAGAAATTGAGTTAATtaatgaaagagagaaaagagcaTCTGAATACTTGTACTTAATGATTGAGTTTCCTGAAATTACTATGGATGGAATACAG tactCTATAGTGTATTACGAAAAAGATGGGGATGAAGTTGTTCAACATAGATCACAACCAGATGTTGTAACTTTGCCcgattatgaaattttgcaa gAAAATCTTGTGGAAGCAAAACATCATAAATTGGCTCGAAGTTTACGAAGCGGTGGCCATACTCGAGAATTAAAACCAACTTCAAATGTTCGTGATGCtttaaacataatattaaGTTATCCGCCAACAACAGCTCTTTCTACAGAAGAACAAGATCTTATTTGGaaatatagattttatttGTCAAATCAAAAGAAGGCTTTAACAAAATTCGTGAAATGCGTAAATTGGAAAGTTGCTGGAGAAGAACGACAAGCATTAGAAATGTTAGCATTATGGGCACCACCTGATCCTGAAGATGCATTAGAGTTACTTGGCCCAGCATTTACACATCCAGCTGTTAGAAGATATGCTATTACTCGACTTAATCAAGCGCCTGATGATGACTTAATGTTGTACTTGTTACAATTAGTACAAGCCTTGAAGTATGAAGATTTTGAAAGCATCAAAAGGGCACATCaaacattaataaaagaaaaggaatctGAAAAAGTTGAAAGATTAGATAGAGAAGTACAAATTAATGATTCTACATCTACAGCTGTAACAACA TCCAGTGAATCTGAAAGTGGACATTTCTCAGCAAGTCAAGATTCTCTTATGGATTTAGCATCTTTTCTGATTACTCGTGCATGCCAAAATACTACACTGGCCAATTACTTTTATTGGTATCTCTCTATTGAATGTGAAGATCAAAGTGATCCATCCACAAGTGCAAAACAAGATACTCGTGTTAAAGAAATGTATAATACTGTAATGTCAATGTTTTCAATGATGCTAGCACAAGGAAATACTGTTTGGCAAAAAAGAAGAGCATTTCTTTTACgccaaaaaatgtttattgatCAATTAGTAGCATTGGTAAAAGCAGTTGCACGAGAAAGCGgaaatcgtaaaaagaaaactgaCCGGCTCAGGATATTATTAGCAGATCCGGATCCagcatttaaaataaatttttccaattttgaacCAATACCTTTTCCCTTGGATCCAGAAATTTGTATCAAGGGAATTATACCTGAAAA AGCCAGTCTTTTTAAATCAGCTCTTATGCCTtctaaattaacatttttaacaacGGAAAACAGCGAATACATTGCGATTTTTAAACATGGCGATGACCTTAGACAagatcaattaattttacaaacaatTGCACTTATGGATAAACTATTAAGAAGAGAAAATTTGGATTTAAAACTTACTCCTTACAG gGTACTTGCAACAAGTACTAGAcatggttttttacaatttattgaaTCTACAACAGTTGCAGAAGTTCTAGCTAGTGAAGGTTCCATATTAAGCTTTTTCCGAAAACATCATCCATCCGAAAATGGCCCTTATGGTGTTGTACCTGAAGTTATGGATACTTATGTTCGAAGTTGTG CCGGTTACTGCATTATCACATATGTACTTGGTGTTGGTGATCGACATTTGGATAATTTACTCTTAACAACGTCAG gtAAACTCTTTCATATAGATTTCGGCTATATTTTGGGTCGAGATCCAAAGCCTTTACCACCACCAATGAAATTGAGTAAAGAGATGGTTGAAGCTATGGGGGGCGTAGGTTCGGAACATTATCATGAATTTCGAAAACAATGTTACACTGCATTTCTACATTTACGCAGACAtgcaaatttaattctaaatttgttttcgttaatGGTTGATGCTAGTGTACCAGACATAGCTTTAGAACCAGATAAAGCTGTTAAAAAAGTTCAAGATAAACTACGATTGGATTTGAGCGACGAAGAAGCAGTGCATTATGTACATAATCTTTTGGATTTATCAGTAACAGCTGTAATGGCAGTATTAGTGGAACAATTACACAAGTTTGCACAATACTGgcgaaaataa
- the LOC132909804 gene encoding T-complex protein 1 subunit gamma, which produces MFGSGAAPIVVLSQNTKRDTGRKVQRENIQAGKAIADVIRTCLGPQAMLKMLMDPMGGIVMTNDGNAILREITVQHPAGKSMIEIARTQDEEVGDGTTSVIVLAGEILATAEPFLEQNMHPTIIIRAFRQALEDMVAILNEQVSIDLDCNNRSKLIQVINSCVGTKFIGRWCELACQIALDAVYTVMLEENGRKEIDIKRYAKVEKIPGGTIEDSTVLKGVMFNKDVTHPKMKRYIKNPRIVLLDCSLEYKKGESQTNIEIMKDTDFTRILELEEEFVKKMCEDIISVKPDVIITEKGVSDLAQHYLVKAGISAIRRLRKSDINRIARACGATVVNRTEELREEDVGTRAGLFEIKKLGDEYFCFITECKDPKACTIILRGASKDVLNETERNLQDALHVARNLLIEPKLVPGGGAVEMAVSRLLTEKAARLAGIEQWPYKAVAQALEIIPRTLAQNCGANTIRTLTALRAKHATEGMTWGIDGETGQLVDMKERGIWEPLSVKLQTYKTAIETAILLLRIDDIVSGSKKKKSDNEPGQPAQVSEESMKD; this is translated from the exons atgtttggaTCAGGGGCTGCTCCGATCGTAGTATTGA GTCAAAACACGAAAAGGGATACCGGTCGAAAAGTTCAGAGAGAAAATATACAAGCTGGAAAG GCCATCGCAGATGTTATTCGAACATGTTTGGGACCACAAgcaatgttaaaaatgttgatGGATCCAATGGGAGGTATAGTTATGACCAATGATGGAAATGCTATATTACGAGAAATAACGGTACAACATCCAGCTGGAAAATCTATGATAGAAATAGCTAGAACTCAAGATGAAGAAGTTGGGGATGGCACTACATCGGTTATTGTATTGGCAGGGGAAATTTTAGCTACTGCTGAACCTTTTCTTGAGCAAAATATGCATCCTACAATTATAATAAGAGCATTTCGCCAGGCTTTGGAAGATATGGTGGCCATTCTCAATGAACAAGTCAGCATAGATCTGGATTGCAACAATAGAAGCAAATTGATTCAGGTCATTAATTCCTGTGTGGGTACTAAATTTATTGGACGTTGGTGTGAATTAGCATGTCAAATTGCTTTAGATGCAGTTTATACTGTAATGCTTGAAGAGAATggtagaaaagaaatagatatAAAGCGTTATGCAAAGGTGGAAAAAATTCCTGGTGGCACTATTGAGGATAGCACTGTTCTTAAAGGAGTAATGTTCAATAAGGATGTTACTCAtccaaaaatgaaaagatatattaagAATCCAAGAATAGTTCTATTGGATTGTTCCTTAGAATACAAAAAAGGAGAATCTCAAactaatatagaaataatgaaAGATACAGATTTTACCAGGATTTTAGAATTGGAAGAGGAGTTTGTTAAGAAAATGTGTGAAGATATTATATCTGTAAAACCAGATGTAATAATCACTGAAAAAGGAGTATCAGATTTAGCACAACATTATCTTGTCAAAGCTGGAATTTCTGCTATCCGTAGATTGAGGAAAAGTGATATTAACAGAATTGCAAGAGCTTGTGGTGCAACTGTTGTTAATCGTACAGAAGAATTACGAGAGGAAGATGTTGGTACTAGAGCTGgtctttttgaaattaaaaaacttgGGGATGAATACTTTTGCTTTATTACAGAATGTAAAGATCCTAAAGCATGCACTATAATTTTGAGAGGTGCCAGTAAAGATGTGTTAAATGAAACTGAAAGAAACTTACAAGATGCTCTTCATGTTGCAAGAAATCTTCTTATTGAACCTAAATTAGTACcag GTGGAGGAGCTGTGGAAATGGCAGTATCAAGGCTTCTAACAGAAAAAGCAGCAAGACTTGCAGGTATAGAGCAATGGCCTTATAAAGCAGTGGCACAAGCATTAGAAATAATTCCAAGAACGCTTGCACAAAATTGTGGAGCAAATACTATCAGAACCTTGACTGCATTACGGGCAAAACATGCCACTGAAGGAATGACATGGGGTATTGATGGAGAAACTGGTCAATTGGTAGATATGAAAGAACGTGGAATTTGGGAGCCTCTATCTGTGAAACTGCAAACATATAAAACAGCTATTGAAACTGCTATTTTGCTGTTAAGAATTGATGATATTGTATCAGGaagcaagaagaagaaatcagATAATGAGCCTGGTCAACCTGCACAAGTTTCAGAAGAATCTATGAAAGATTAA
- the LOC132915638 gene encoding phosphatidylinositol 3-kinase catalytic subunit type 3 isoform X1: MMEDINDKFFYVYSSSLDTKIQIKIGTLEGKRQRPEYDKLLIDPMLKYSGLYGTNGGRGDLAASLQVWAGGRPLALPVHTAYKHFTSRWNWNQWVNLPISYSDLPRDAQLCISLYDCAGPGRKLPVGGTTISLFGKHGVFRQGMLDLIVWPGVEADGNVLTSTPGKTRDHGKEQMQRLAKLVKKHRNGQVNKVDWLDRLTFREIELINEREKRASEYLYLMIEFPEITMDGIQYSIVYYEKDGDEVVQHRSQPDVVTLPDYEILQENLVEAKHHKLARSLRSGGHTRELKPTSNVRDALNIILSYPPTTALSTEEQDLIWKYRFYLSNQKKALTKFVKCVNWKVAGEERQALEMLALWAPPDPEDALELLGPAFTHPAVRRYAITRLNQAPDDDLMLYLLQLVQALKYEDFESIKRAHQTLIKEKESEKVERLDREVQINDSTSTAVTTSSESESGHFSASQDSLMDLASFLITRACQNTTLANYFYWYLSIECEDQSDPSTSAKQDTRVKEMYNTVMSMFSMMLAQGNTVWQKRRAFLLRQKMFIDQLVALVKAVARESGNRKKKTDRLRILLADPDPAFKINFSNFEPIPFPLDPEICIKGIIPEKASLFKSALMPSKLTFLTTENSEYIAIFKHGDDLRQDQLILQTIALMDKLLRRENLDLKLTPYRVLATSTRHGFLQFIESTTVAEVLASEGSILSFFRKHHPSENGPYGVVPEVMDTYVRSCAGYCIITYVLGVGDRHLDNLLLTTSGKLFHIDFGYILGRDPKPLPPPMKLSKEMVEAMGGVGSEHYHEFRKQCYTAFLHLRRHANLILNLFSLMVDASVPDIALEPDKAVKKVQDKLRLDLSDEEAVHYVHNLLDLSVTAVMAVLVEQLHKFAQYWRK; encoded by the exons atgatGGAAGATATTAATGATAAGTTTTTCTACGTGTATAGTTCTTCATTAGACacgaaaatacaaattaaaat AGGAACATTAGAAGGAAAAAGACAACGACCAGAATATGATAAATTGCTTATAGACCCTATGTTGAAATACTCTGGTCTATATGGAACCAATGGAGGACGTGGGGATTTAGCAGCTTCTTTACAGGTGTGGGCTGGTGGTAGACCACTTGCTTTACCAGTTCATACAGCATATAAACATTTCACATCACGTTGGAA ttGGAATCAATGGGTAAATCTACCTATTTCTTATTCTGATCTACCACGAGATGCTCAATTATGTATAAGTTTATATGATTGTGCTGGACCTGGTAGAAAATTACCAGTTGGTGGTACAACAATATCTTTATTTGGAAAACATGGAGTATTTCGTCAAGGAATGCTAGACCTTATAGTGTGGCCTGGAGTAGAAGCAGATGGTAATGTACTAACTAGTACACCAGGAAAAACTAGAGATCATGGAAAAGAACAAATGCAACGATTAGCAAAACTTGTCAAGAAGCACAGAAATGGTCAAGTGAATAAAGTTGACTGGCTGGACCGACTAACATTTAGAGAAATTGAGTTAATtaatgaaagagagaaaagagcaTCTGAATACTTGTACTTAATGATTGAGTTTCCTGAAATTACTATGGATGGAATACAG tactCTATAGTGTATTACGAAAAAGATGGGGATGAAGTTGTTCAACATAGATCACAACCAGATGTTGTAACTTTGCCcgattatgaaattttgcaa gAAAATCTTGTGGAAGCAAAACATCATAAATTGGCTCGAAGTTTACGAAGCGGTGGCCATACTCGAGAATTAAAACCAACTTCAAATGTTCGTGATGCtttaaacataatattaaGTTATCCGCCAACAACAGCTCTTTCTACAGAAGAACAAGATCTTATTTGGaaatatagattttatttGTCAAATCAAAAGAAGGCTTTAACAAAATTCGTGAAATGCGTAAATTGGAAAGTTGCTGGAGAAGAACGACAAGCATTAGAAATGTTAGCATTATGGGCACCACCTGATCCTGAAGATGCATTAGAGTTACTTGGCCCAGCATTTACACATCCAGCTGTTAGAAGATATGCTATTACTCGACTTAATCAAGCGCCTGATGATGACTTAATGTTGTACTTGTTACAATTAGTACAAGCCTTGAAGTATGAAGATTTTGAAAGCATCAAAAGGGCACATCaaacattaataaaagaaaaggaatctGAAAAAGTTGAAAGATTAGATAGAGAAGTACAAATTAATGATTCTACATCTACAGCTGTAACAACA TCCAGTGAATCTGAAAGTGGACATTTCTCAGCAAGTCAAGATTCTCTTATGGATTTAGCATCTTTTCTGATTACTCGTGCATGCCAAAATACTACACTGGCCAATTACTTTTATTGGTATCTCTCTATTGAATGTGAAGATCAAAGTGATCCATCCACAAGTGCAAAACAAGATACTCGTGTTAAAGAAATGTATAATACTGTAATGTCAATGTTTTCAATGATGCTAGCACAAGGAAATACTGTTTGGCAAAAAAGAAGAGCATTTCTTTTACgccaaaaaatgtttattgatCAATTAGTAGCATTGGTAAAAGCAGTTGCACGAGAAAGCGgaaatcgtaaaaagaaaactgaCCGGCTCAGGATATTATTAGCAGATCCGGATCCagcatttaaaataaatttttccaattttgaacCAATACCTTTTCCCTTGGATCCAGAAATTTGTATCAAGGGAATTATACCTGAAAA AGCCAGTCTTTTTAAATCAGCTCTTATGCCTtctaaattaacatttttaacaacGGAAAACAGCGAATACATTGCGATTTTTAAACATGGCGATGACCTTAGACAagatcaattaattttacaaacaatTGCACTTATGGATAAACTATTAAGAAGAGAAAATTTGGATTTAAAACTTACTCCTTACAG gGTACTTGCAACAAGTACTAGAcatggttttttacaatttattgaaTCTACAACAGTTGCAGAAGTTCTAGCTAGTGAAGGTTCCATATTAAGCTTTTTCCGAAAACATCATCCATCCGAAAATGGCCCTTATGGTGTTGTACCTGAAGTTATGGATACTTATGTTCGAAGTTGTG CCGGTTACTGCATTATCACATATGTACTTGGTGTTGGTGATCGACATTTGGATAATTTACTCTTAACAACGTCAG gtAAACTCTTTCATATAGATTTCGGCTATATTTTGGGTCGAGATCCAAAGCCTTTACCACCACCAATGAAATTGAGTAAAGAGATGGTTGAAGCTATGGGGGGCGTAGGTTCGGAACATTATCATGAATTTCGAAAACAATGTTACACTGCATTTCTACATTTACGCAGACAtgcaaatttaattctaaatttgttttcgttaatGGTTGATGCTAGTGTACCAGACATAGCTTTAGAACCAGATAAAGCTGTTAAAAAAGTTCAAGATAAACTACGATTGGATTTGAGCGACGAAGAAGCAGTGCATTATGTACATAATCTTTTGGATTTATCAGTAACAGCTGTAATGGCAGTATTAGTGGAACAATTACACAAGTTTGCACAATACTGgcgaaaataa